The genomic DNA TTCCTTCAGCCTGAAATTTTCTTTTGTAGTTAAATAGATTTGTAATACTATCTTAGTATCTTACCGTCATATGCAGATATATGTCTATGACCAATCTGGACAAGTTCCTTTGCTTGTAAGGAATAAAGCTGCGGAGATCTTATTTGCCAATATCATTGCAGATGATGTATCTGAATGCTACAAGAGCCAAATGCTGTTAGAAACCTATGTTAACTCAGGTAGCATGAGCGCTTCTTGTACAATTGATGACGCTGGCAACAAAGAGATAGCAAAAAGGAGAAAAACTGAACAAAAGCCTAATTTCCATCAAATTTGGCTTATTATGATCAAATGTCTGCTGAACCAAGGCAGCAATAGTCCATTCTGCTTCCAGATTTTGATCAATCCTGAGAAGAATGTTGAGGATGGACGTTTTGAATTGCTTTCCTTGACCATGCCAATACCATGAGATAGCAATTTTTCATGCAACACATGGTTCAGTTTGATCTGAGTCATCTTCCCTAGAAAAACAGAGGACATTTTACCAAGAGAAGTTACTTGATCTTTGCATCAATTGATCTCTTGCTGATTTAGTGGTGTGTGCTGCAAATATGGTTGGGCCGACAAGACCATCAGTCTTGGAATCAGCATGAGCATGGTTCAGCTTGGCTGAAACTGTACCTGGCCCAATTAATACTAATCTTGGGGCAGGCTGAAACCCATTTCACAAATACAAAATTGAAACATGAAGTCAGGAGTAGCATAGAAGCAAAGAGTGATGCAGTGTGATGATGGTAAAAAACTGAACCTGGGTCAGGTAGTTTCTTTCAGAAACAGGAAGTAGTTTCTTCCGATGCCATACTGTGCCAGAAATTTCTGATTTTCAACTCAGTAAAGAAGCTTGTGCTGATGAGGGATGACATCATTGTTACTTCAATAGCATCCTGCCCTGTAATTACCATGGTTAGGTATAGCCTGCAGCACTATCCTTAAACTGAATAGTCTTATCCAGCACTGAGTAACAGGTAGATTGTGGTGGTTGAAGGATTGTTTAACGTCTGATATGAAGGTTTTTACTCAATCAGTGAAACGGTAATGAGGTGTTGTATGCGCTAAACATGTTGATTTGTTACTTGTGCTTACAAGATGATGGCTTGGCTGTTCGAAAAAGAGCTGGCTTCATTGATTGGTAGGTATACAGTATACTGTATACTTTGTCATTCAACAACCTCTATCTTTTTTTCAGCCTTTCAGGCTTGTGTGTACTGTATTCTTTATCTTTCAATATCTTAGTTTTCAGGCTTTTTACAGAAGTGTGCTTTCTGGCAACGACCTACCTGCATCTGATATCCTCTAGGTATGCATTTCCATTCGTTTTGTTGCCTTTCTTCTCATTAACTTGCTTCAACCTCAATCTCACCTAAATGGAATTCTATTTTTGGATTGCAGTTTCTAAAAGTGCATTGAAAAATACTAAGGCAGTAATTTCAGTTAATTAAAACTTAACctcaatcttactattacttaTTAGAGCCTCCAATTTAATCCTCACAAGACGCAGTCCGAAATATAGAATCCAGCTTGGAAGCCTGCAATTGAGGAAGAGTGGGAAATTTATATGGCTAGGCGAAGGCATAATGGGGATGGAGACGTAGCCGTGTTGCATTGGAGATGGCTCGCGGCGAGCACTATGAGGCTTGGGCCGGAATTGTGGCCAGGCACCCTCTTTAGGGCCGTGCACGCAGTTGTCTCTTGTTGCCAGCAGAAAGGCAGAGGGAGGTGAGCTGGGAAGggagaggggaagagagagacaaaaaaaaatggattaAAGCGCTCTTGCCGATCTACTGGTGAGCACAGCAACACGGTAAGGTGGACAGGACCACAAGGCTTAGAATATTCAGCATAAGCATGGCTAAATTTAGTAGAAACTGTACCTGCCCCAGTAAATTATAATCTTGGGGCTGTCTGAATCCCATTCTCACAAATCTAAATGGCGACATGCAGATTACAGAAGCAAGGGGTGATGCAGTACTGTTGTGCATGGTAAGGACTTTAAGCTGCATCAACATTCAGAAACAATGAGTGCTTCCTTTCATTGCTATATACTGTCTGCTCATCTCGTGGAAGGTTTGGAAGGAACAGAACGGCCGGATCTTTGAAAACCAGCCGGCTACCAACATGAGCCGGATGGTCAGCTCAATCATGGAAGAGGGGCTGCTGTGGTGTGTGGATCAAGGGTGGAGCGAAGCTGGTCGGCCTAGGATGGCCTGTTGCATGACAGCGATCTCTAGTACAACTAGCGCGGCCTAGTCGTGCTCTGCCTAGGGTGGTTTCTATTCTGCCGTATAGTATCGCTGTGTAATATTCATGTGAGTGCGCCCGATCGCCCGTGTTGTAAAATTCGAAATCATTTTTCCTTCTTAGATACACAGTTCTCATTTGTAGtcacgaaaaaaaaaactgtctgCATAGAAATTTATTTTCCTCTGCAAATAAAGGCTGTACTGCCAAATGCCAATGTCATTCTTACTTTTAATAGCATACTGCCCTACAGGTACCAATGGTTATCTGCAGCTCTATCCTTAAACTGAAAAGGCTTGTCCAACACTGAGAAGCGGGAAGATCATAGTGGTTGAAATATCTGTTGACAATTTGGCAAAGTTTTTACTCGAGCGATGATATGTGATGAGGAGATGCATGTGCTCAACTGACATGATGATTTATTCCTCAAACATTTTAATCTATCTGCCTGACTGCCTTGGGTTTCAAACTTTATATGGCAgaagtgttggcttgcaacgaCACTTCCATGGATCTCTCACTTCTTTAGTTCTTTTCATTTCTTCTACACTGTATACCTCGTCTTCAacaaccttttctttttccgaaAGATGTCTTAACAACTTCCTATCTTAGTTCTCAGGCTTCTTACAGAAGCACGTGCTTGCTGGTAACCATCTACCTGCATCTGTTATCCTCGAGATATGCCTTTTCATTCACGTTGTACCCTTTCTTGCCATTAGCTTGATTTTCTTCAACCACACATCCATGGAATTTTCAATTTTGTTTTTAGGTTGCAGTTTCTAATAAAAAGCAACGTGAACAAATACAAGTGCAAAGAGTCATTTCGGTTAGATTAGTTGACCGTTGAGTTTTCAATTTGcagaaactagtccatcaacacGTGCTCCCGCACAGGTCAACGTTTTAAAGTTATTATATTTAAATTATTTTgaaattaaacttctagctaataatcaaaattatttacttACTACTCtcttttttcaatacttcaacataatactcatataatGTTCacttatctttgtccagttgtgattgatttttaattagtaatcactctatacactttttcatccacattcacacctttttcattttgtatcgcacctccatacattgtgtttagtataaaaatcaattttttcatcacttcctcacatacatgtataaatggtctacatggtgacacttgTCATGCCTacataccttaacttagtatttctatattaacaataatttaaataggtaatttagaatcatatattagtttacttttggatatttttgtatgatacacatgaagataattagattaacatttaggtgtttactttagattattttcaataataacatatgtgggtaacttagatacaaaattagaatggcattttaagttatgctttataatgatattcatgagtaaattggatgaagattatgtggttacattatattatttattataATGGAAGAGCTTGGTAATTTggatatagatttagggtttattttcaaatatttttataatgatggTGGTgagtaactttttagaaaatacaatagatcaatggctatgattaatAGAGTTTACAAGATatattgatgtttgatgtttatgatttttatgagaatttctagtaTTTGTCTTTTTTTAGCATCCCGTGAGAACTAAAACTAATGTGGAGTAtccaatggaaaaaatgagGCCACactgctacaaaactattatcTTGAGCTACTTcttatttgttaaatatttgaacataatacttatatagatatatacttattatcttcatccgattgtgatagattagttagtatatatctataagatatagatacaaattcttatgttaaaattatacttcaaactctataatattttcatacacatttataatctttaagttTTCACTTTACATCGTagatatgcgcttgaatttgtttaatgaactctAAGTTTGAAGTATAATTTTAACATAAGAATTTATATTCCCCTCACTTCCTCTaaatctttataaatggtgacacacatcatgcttatataccttaattattatatcatataccataGTGTAggaaatagacgatttagaatcatatgttgatgtatatttttaattaaagtGATTTGGATTccaatgtagggttacctcatttatttttaataatagcatatgtgggtaatatagatgcaaatttaagggttattttaagttatttttaagtattagtggtgggcaatttagttacaaatttaaggggttattttaaatattgtttataatggtataattgggtaattttgatgaagattagggggttattttagtttattttatataatggcataggtgggtaatctagatatagatttagggggttattttaggctattttcataatggcataggtgggtaatttttttgaaaacataatagatccaatggttaTGGTGATTTGAGTCTATCGATTGAtggccagatgttttgcttttctatgagaatttctaggatttttctttttttcctgagTGTCCACCTACGATTCTAGGTGACTTCACCTGGAGGCTCTCCAAtcagtaatagtaagattttaTTCTACTGCCCATTCCACGCACCTATTAATTTTAGTTATTTCATGTCGAAAACACTCTTGAATCTTGACTTGCTCATATACTGTTCACAGTTGTTATCTTTCAGAATAATTTTACCTCTGAAAAATCTAGGTTCTCATTCCTGATGGTTTTCAACAAGGAAACACAACTACTATCTCTTATATGAAAAAGGAAAGACCCGGCTGATTTTCAGTCGTCACAAATACCGTAAGGTTTTGTTCAACCTCCTTTCAAAGTCAACCTCATCTTTACAAGCAACCTACTTGTCAAGGTTGCTACATATACTGCTATTGGCCTCCCAGAACACAGCAACACAAGCATACTGCCCCAAGCAACAGCCTTGTTAGATAATCACAAGGGAGTAGCTTCAACGTAGAAGAAACCTGTAGTGATCCTTTAAATCCCATGGCCGCGCTAAGTTCTTGTGTTATTTCCGGAGGCTTGGCACCTCACACCTCCAAGGTTTCTCCTCGCCGCCACGGGAATCCGGTGATCTCCGCTTCGTGTCATCGCCGCCGAAGCCTCATCAGTTTAATGATGAATTCTTCAGGCATGAACAATGCCTTCCCAATGAAAGGAACGACTACAGGGTAAGTGCATCTCTCGTCTAAAGCTCCTCTTTTCCAAACTTTACGTTTTCGCAGTAGCTTGTATCTTGGCATGCACATTAAGTTTCATGCAGCTACTGCACGATGGCTTTGTCTATAAAATTTCACCTATTTGGGTTCAGAATTCCTGCAGTTGGTCCTGGCCCAGCAAATCCGTCTGGAGGAAACCTCCCAATTCCCAACATGCCTCATTGGTGAGTGAAGAACAGATGCATGAGTTGCTTGTTCATTGTTCTGATTCTAATGTTTCCAAATTTGTTTGACAAATTTCCTTCTCACGTTCGAAACCTATCGGCTTCTCAGGGCCAAGTGGTTGGTTGGTGCTGTCATAGTTGCAATACCAATTTATAGAAGGTTCAGAACATTGGAAGGTAAATCGAGATCGTATATTCACCATTCGTGTTAGCGTGAATTTCATTTTGATTGCAACTTTTTGCGGCGACACAGATAAGATAGAGAAGACGGCAGAGGTGGCGATCGAGGTGATCGACACGGTGGCAGAGGCGACGGAGAAGGTTGCCGGCGAGGTCGCCGACGCGTTCCCCGGCAACGAAAATCTCAAGGAGGCGGCCTCGAAGATTAAGACGGTCACCGATGCGATTGAGGAAGATGCCGAGAAAGCCGAGGCCTTGATCCAGAAGGTTAGTTTAATTATGCAGTACGTTAGGCTTCAAGTTGCTTAAAGCTTGGTACAGTCTTGCAAGTTATAACCAGCTGCTGTTCTTTGCCATGTTTGGTAGTTGGAGATACGTGCTGGTCTGTAGGTTGTAGTCTGCCTTGCAACTTGTGACAGTGACTTCACCTTGCACGTTAAGCACCGGGTCATGACAgttcaaaagagaaaaaaggaacTAAAGCGTCGGGTTATGACTTATGAAGTGGAATGGATATAGAAGCTCATTTTGCAACACCAAATTAAATTGCTTCTATGCTGAATAGCGCGTAAAGCGAATAACTTAGTACTGCCATGGATATATACAAGTGGGGTGGTTTGACTTTATTTGGCATGTGTTCAGCCAATCACCGATTCTTTGGGTTGCCGAAATCTCTGTAGTCTTTTTTCTTAAAATTATAAACAATTTAATAGCTATGATGAACAATTTGCTTGCTTAGAAGGTGTTACCACCCTTTACCAATATGAGGTGTGGTAAAGTGTGGTCGTCAACTAGATAGGACGTTAGAACGTGTCACTCGGATTACGGCAGCTGCTGATGTTGATATTTCTTAAAGCTCGTTGCACAATCTTGCTAGTTAGTACCTGCTGTTCTTTGCAGTACTTGGAATCTGGAGATACCTGCTAGTATTGTAGTCCGGCTAGCATTGTGATAGTGACTTTCATATTAAGCACTAGTCGCGGGTTGTGAAGGACAAGTGGAATAAGTAAAATGAATAAACTCATTTTGGAAGGACAGTATAAAATGATTCCAAGCTGAATAGTGTTGGAAGTCGAGTAACTGTATGAGCATCGAGTAGGAGTGTAGTAGTTTAactttgtttttttctctctttcatGTGTTCAGTTTATTAGCAATTCTTTGGGTAGCCACATTTTCATAGCCCCGCTTGTGATACAGAGACATATTTGATACATGTTGCAGTGAACAATTTTGCATTGCTTTCTATAAAAAGCGCCATTTGTTAAGACACACTTTGCCAATATGAGGTGTAGCCAACTATGGTGGCTGACGAATGCATTTACACCTGAGATTATCGTATACAAACAGTGAGGTTAACCATTTCCCTCGATTGCATTGGGCAGGTTGATGAGATAAAGAAAGAGGTGGATTCAATAGTCGATCCTATAATCGACAAGGTcgtgaaggaggaggagaggaataAATAAGCTCGCATGCGCAAATTAAAGAAGCGCACACTTTTCCTTGTTATTTATTTTTACTCCTTTTATGTTTCAAAAAAGCACGTGCTAGTTTGGTCATCTCAGTAAGCAGAAGCAGCTAGGAGTGAAAAATGGCGCCCGTCTACCTCATTTGATGTTTTCTGATCACGTGCTTGTACAGTGCTGACCTAATTTGTACGGACCACAAGAATGCAAATTCTACTCGTAGCAGTGCATGTGGCGTTCAATACTCATCTGGGTGTGCTAAGTCATGACGATGTCCTGCTCCTCACCGGTCACCAGGCATTGGCTCATAACCTGTGTGGCTGCCACATTATATGCAGAAAACGACACAACAACACAAACGATCGTTTGTTTTGCAATTTGCACACAACTACACAAACAACAATTCCCTTTCCAAAACGTATCTCAACAGAAatctattcttttttttgaaaggaacggcaaaagctttgccgtaaattttattagaagagaaaaaaaggaaaaaggaacaaGTCTGTACAACAGGCAGTATCTCATCTACTGCCgtccaaactcaacaaaacaacaACTCCCAAGCAAACTAGACAACTAAATTCCCTGAAAACTGAAGAACGAAAGCAAGAAACAGTGCTACAATTCCGGTGCTTCTTTCACCAGCTTTATATTTAGTTTGACGAGGGTGATCGAACCAGCGAGATGCTCGACTACTGATTTGTTGGTCCTTGTGTAGCGAAGCTGAATTGTTGGGCGTCTTCTTTGATTAAGTACGCTACCTCTTCAGTTGATTTGGATTCATGATTAAAGACTCTCCTGTTTCTTTCCTTCCATATGTTCCACCAGAAATAGATGATGAGGCCATCAAAGGTCGGTCTCGTTTGCTTATCCAATTTTGCTCTGCATTTCTTCCACCATCCACTTACCGAGGGGGTTGAATCACTTGCTGGTAGGCCTTGCAGGCTATACCAGGTTGTAAGCTTGGACCACACTGTCTTAGTGTATGGGCAATCTTTGCAAATGTGTGTTGGTGTTTCGGCTTCAGAGTTACATAGTTTGCATTGGGGGTCATGCGGCCAGCCTCTCTTTGCCAGGTTGTTAGCTGTGAGAATCTTCTTGTGTAGCAGGATCCATGCGAAAAAACGACATTTGGGTTCGGTCTTTGCCTTCCATATCGGGCATATATTTTGTGTCTTTGTCTTGCCCTGAAATTGTATGCGATAAGCACTCTTTGTTGTGTACTCTCCTGTCTGTGTCCATCTCCATGTGATTTGGTCCGCGCCCTCTGGGTCACGTTCTAGTAACTGAATTTCTTCCCATAGATTGACATATTCACAAATTTCATCCTCGGTTGTCAGCGGGCAGACCTGCGCGATCCAGAAATTGTTTCGTAGTGCTTGTTGTACGGTGAAATTTTTTCTTCTTGATTTAATGAAAAGTGACGGTGCCAAATTTTTTGGTGCTCTCCCATCGAGCCAGCTGGAATGCCAGAAATTCGTCCTTGCTCCCTTGCCCACTTTGACTATTGTTGACGCATTGAATAGGTCTTTATCAGTTTTGTCACAAGGGATCTCTAGTCCCGCCCATGGTTTATCGTTGTTTCTCCACTGGAACCAGAGCCATCTCATTCTGAGTGCCCTTGCTAGTCTTTCGAGATCTAGGATCCCTAGCCCTCCAAGGTCTTTAGGTGTACATACCGTCGGCCAATTGATTAGACAATGTCCTCCGCTTACTTTCtctggttcctctcctttccATAGGAAGCTTCTTCTTAGTCGATCTATTTGCTTGATGAGCCATTTGTGAGTAGGAAAAACGGTCAGGTGGTAAATTGGTTGAGCTGTGAGGACACTTTTAACTAGTGTTTCGCGCCCTGCTGATGATAGCAATTTTCCTTTCCATCCTGACAGTCTGGCACCGACCTTGTCAATGAGGGGCTGGATGTCCATTTTCCTTAGTTTACGTGTGTGCAATGGGAGTCCTAAATATTTTCCAGGAAAAGCCGCCACTTTGCCCGGGAAGTCCACCAAAGCCTCTGAGATTAATTCGTCATTGCAACGGATGGGGAAGATTTCTGTTTTGCTCAAGTTAACTTTTAGGCCCGAACAATTTCCAAAGGTTTGTAACAGTTGTTGCATGCGATACAGTTCTTGTCGATCTGGGTTAGCAAAAAGTGCTGCGTCGTCTGCGTAGAGTGAGCATCTCAACTTGGCTGCCCGCGGGAGGATTGGATGTATGATGTTTGTGTTTGCCGCAAGTTCTATTATCCTGTGGAGTGGATCTATGGCCAGGATGAACATCATCGGGGAAAGAGGGTCTCCTTGTCTCACTCCTCGCGCATGCCGGATTTTTTTCCCTGGAGTACCATTGAGTAGCACTCTAGAGGTTGAAGTGGCAAGTAGTATTGAGACCCAATCTCGCCATCGTTGTCCGAAACCCAGTGCCTCCAATACTTCAAGGAGAAAGGCCCAGCTCAATGAATCAAATGCTTTTGAGATATCCAACTTTATGAAGAATGCTGGCCTTTTAGCCTTGTGCAAGGCTTTGATTACACTTTGTACGTAGATAAAATTGTCgtgtatgcatctttttttgatgaaGGCGTTCTGGGAACCGGAGACAAGCTCATTTAGCCTCGGAGCCAGTCTGTCCGCTAGCAGTTTAGTTATGATTTTGGCGAGGTTGTTGATAAGACTAATTGGCCGAAAATCAGATAGGTTGGTGGCGTCCTCTTTTTTAGGCAGTAGCACAATGTTGGCTTCATTGATAAGGTCTAAACGTCGTGTTCGTAAGGAGTGGAAGGCCTGGAGTGCCGCGACTAGGTCCGCGCCTATGATGGGCCAGCATTTCTTATAAAATAGGCCGATGAAACCGTCCGGTCCTGGTGATTTCTCTGTCGGTAAGTGCTTGATCACATTTTTTATCTCATCCTCTTCAAAAGGATCTTCAAGTTCATTTAGATTATGTGGTTGGTATCCCAAATTGGTCCAGTTTAGACTCAACGTTCGTTCTTGCGCTTCCCCAATTAGGCTCGTGAAGTGTTCATACactgcttcttctttttgctgATGATTAGTAGTTGGGCCCAGATTGGTATTTAACATGGGGATGTGTAGTCTTCTCTTCCTGTTATTTGCGTGTAACAAGAACAATCTGGTGCATGCATCTCCTTTTCTTATCCATGTCAGTCTGGAGTGTTGTCGTGCCCTGGCTCTTTGGATGGCCGCCAGTCCATCTGATTTTGCCTTTAGATATTTACGGAATTCAAGCTCCGCTAGTGTCAATTGTCGTTGTTCCTGTGCGGCgtccaggaggaggagagccTCCTTTGCTATGGCTAATCGTAATGCTAGATTGCCCAGGTTTTGCCTTTTCCATAGCTTAAGTGCTTTTGATGCTCGGATGAGCTTAACATGCATTCGCAGAATGGCGTCCTGCGTGTTGACTGACTGATTCCAAACCCCCTGAATTATTTCCATGAATCCTGGCATGGACACCCAAAATGATTCAAATCGGAAACCAGTGTAGTGTTGCCGTGCCACGTCCCCTGTTAAAAATAATGGGCAATGATCTGATCCCATGGTCGGTAGAGCTTGCAGGTCGGAGTTTGGAAAGAGGGTATGCCATTCTGGTGTTCCGAAAAATCGGTCGATTCTGGTAAATGTTGGCGAATCTTGTTCGTTGCTCCACGTATATCTTCTGCCCCGTAGGTCTAATTCCATGAGTTGGTTTATGTCAAGAACTTGCTTGAATCTTCTCATGAGCCCTCTATTTAGTCT from Setaria italica strain Yugu1 chromosome VII, Setaria_italica_v2.0, whole genome shotgun sequence includes the following:
- the LOC101756419 gene encoding uncharacterized protein LOC101756419, whose translation is MAALSSCVISGGLAPHTSKVSPRRHGNPVISASCHRRRSLISLMMNSSGMNNAFPMKGTTTGIPAVGPGPANPSGGNLPIPNMPHWAKWLVGAVIVAIPIYRRFRTLEDKIEKTAEVAIEVIDTVAEATEKVAGEVADAFPGNENLKEAASKIKTVTDAIEEDAEKAEALIQKVDEIKKEVDSIVDPIIDKVVKEEERNK